CACTCCAGCGTTCCGAAGTGCACCACCAGCATCGGCGTCATCGCTCGCATCACCTCGGGGCGTGACACCTCGTCCCCGTGCTCCGTTGCCGGCGTGAACGCCAGCTGCACCGCGTCGTGCTGCTCCCGCCATGCCAGGTAGTTGTTCGCCACCGCGATGAGGGCCTCGCGCTCGCCGGGCTCGGACGTGAGCCGCGCCCGCTCGTAGAGAGCGAACGCCGCCACCACCAGACTCCGCCCGTCCATCCCCGGGAAGAGCGTGTCGAAGGCGAAGGGCCTCGGCGTGTCGTGCACGTGGGCCAGTGCGTAGCCGTAGGCGAGCCGCGTCTCCTCTGGCCTCGCGCCAGGCAACTGGAAGTCCGCCAGCACGCGCTCGGGTGTCACCGCTCCGGCTGTCTGCCGCCAGTCGAGGTACGCATTCGCCGCGCCCCCGATGTCCGCGAAGATGGCCACGTTGCCCTCGTGCAGGGTGCGCTCCAGCGTGCGCACCACGGCCTCCGCCTTGTCGAGGGGATGCACTCCCGGCGCGCTCCAGTACAGCGAGGCGAGTCGTGACGCGGTGGTCAGCAGGGTTCGCGCATCCGCCAGGGCCTGGCCATTCATCCCCGTGGTGAGCGCGCCGAGTGCCGTGGCCGCGTCCGTGGGCAGGCCCTGGAGCACGAGCTCCAGCGAGAGCTGCTCCACGGAGAGGCGAAGGATGCCCGTGAGTCCCAACCGGTCGAGCGCCCCGGCCACCGACAGCGACGGCTGTCCCCGGGCCGCGTCGAGCAGGTGCCGCGCCATGGCCGCGTTGAGCATGCCCTTGCCGGCCTCGTGCGAGGCGTGGGGCGCGAAGCCGAACCAGTTGGGGCGGACGCTGCTCGTGCCTCCGGGTTGCAGGCCCGGGTCGAGCAACGCCTGGAAGGCGTAGGCGAGCTGGATGTAGCCCGTGGTGATGCGGTGGTTGTCCTCCAGCGGCGTGGGGCTCTCGTCGGCGCGTGCTGGCGGAGGCACCAGCACGGAGAGCAGGAGGATGGAGAGGACGAGCGCGCGGGGGGAGGCGTGCGAGGAACCTTCGGCCACGAGGGTGCTCCCGATGTCGATTCAGGGGAGTCGAGGGTAGTCATCGCGAGGAGCACTCCAAGCCCACCCCGGGCCGCTGCGTTCCCCTGGATGTTCAGGGGACGACTGTCTGTCTATGGAGGCCCGGAGCCCGCCGAGGCCCCCGCACCACCCGGGAGCACGCCGCCGAGCTTCGCCTTCAACGTGCTCAGCCCCTGGTTGCCCGCCTCGAGCGCCTTGTCCATCACTCCCCCGGCCTCGCGCACCACGTCCTCGCTCTTCACCGCGGCCAGTCCGTGCACCACCCGGTCCATCCACGCGACGGGCGCGTACACCTGCCGGGCCCGCTCCTCGCCCAGCAAGGTGACCAGGATCTCCTCCATCCCGCCTGCCCTCGCCACCAGCGCGCGCACCAGGATGAGCGCCGCGCGGTGCTGCCGGAAGATGGGCAGGCTCTTTCCGTGCTGGCGCAGCTCCTCCGCGCTGGTCTGGAGCTCCTGACGCGTCGGCTCGTCCAGGTACGGGCTGCGTGCCAGCTTGTCGAGGTTCACCGCGGCCTCCGCGTAGTTCTCGCGGCGGTAGTGCACGAAGGCCCAACCCCACCACGTCAGCTCGTTCTCGATGCCGAGCTTCTCCAGCGACTTCAGCCCCCGCTCCACGTCGTCCGCCGCCGGCTCGTCGCGCTTCAGCTGCATCCGGTTCCACGCGCGCAGGAAGTAGCCCGCCGCCAGCAGGCCCTCGCGCGTCCGCTCCGGAGTCGCTCCCCTCTGGCTCAGCTGGCCCAGCAGGCGCAGGTCCACCTCCGGCAGCGCCTCCACCTCGGTCACGTAGGCGGTGAGCTCCTCCTCGGAGGCGTAGTGGTAGCGCCCCTGCATGAAGGACAGGCCGCGGCCCGCCCGGGACACCGTGCGCAGGAGGGCTGGCCACTCGGGCCGTGGCGTGGCGCGGGAGAACTCGTAGAGCGTCAGGTCCGTCATCGGCAGCCGGTTGCCCTGGTCCGCCGTGTCCAGCATCACCAGCAACAGCCCCTCGAACAGGTGCTCCATGCCGTTGTCGTAACCGGGGAACAGCGGCTCGGGCGCCGTCTGCTTCGCGAGCTCCAGCTTCGTCCACAGCAGCGGGTAGTCGTCCTCGTCGTGCTCCCGCAGCGTCTGCTTCGCCCGGTAGAAGGCGATGGCCAGCTTCAGGTACGTCGCCGCCGCCTGGCGCGTCTCCTCCTGGGTGAGCTCCCGCTGTGGCAGCTTCTGCGTCTCCAGCACCATCTCCCAGAGCGCCGTCACCGCCTCGGGCTGCTCCGCCGTGCCATATGCCCTCAGCGTCAGCTTGAGCGCGCGGTAGGGCACCAGCGTGTTCGAGTCCCGAATCTGTTTCTCGATCTTCGCCCGCTCCTCCGCGGCACGCTCGGCGTCCGTCTTGTGGCAGCCCCCGCACGCCGTGAGCAGCGCCAGCATCAGCGCGGCCAGCCGGGAGGCTCCTCGGGAAGGCGACCTCACTTCGCCTCCACGCCCGCGTGATCGTGGACGCTCGGGGCTCGCGCCGTCTTCTTCCCGCGCGTCTCGTCCCAGATGTGGTTCAACGTGTCGGACAGGATGACGAGGGCCCGGTGGGCGATGCGGTTCTCGTCGGAGCTCTCCTTCTCGCCGAGGCCGTCGAGGCTTCCGTCCGCCAGTCTTTGCACTTCGCTCAGGACCCGGTCCTTGCTCGCCAATGCCTACCTCCAGGTAACTACTGTACGCGAAAGTGCATCCTTCCGCTTCTGGTGGACGGTGAGCGCCCGGGGTGGGCGTCAATGACAGACGCCCTGGCCCCGGTCCTCGAAGCCGCCCTCCGCGGAGAGGAACTCCCACGAGTAGGTGCCGTCCTCCAGGGTGAGCTTCAGCACCCCGAAGGTATCGGCCTGGCGCACCTCGCTGTTCGGCAGGGGATCGCCGAAGACGTAGGACTCCTTGCCTCCCGTTCCCACCACGAACTCCCGCAGGCCCCGCTCCGGATCCGCGCGACCGTCGGGAGTCTGCGGGGCGAAGCGCTCGTAGAAGTGGTCATGGCCCGACAGCACCACGTCCGCTCCCGCCTCGTAGAGCGCGTCCCACATCTCCTTCACGCCCGGGTTGTCCCGCTCCCACCCCGAGCTGAAGAGCGGCCGGTGCCAGTAGGCCAGTGTGCACCGCGCCGGGTGCGCCTTCAGGTCCTCGCGCAGCCAGCGCTGCTGCTCGGCGCGCGCCTCCTCCGGAAGCTCGGTGTTGAGCACCACCACGTGCCAGGTTCCCGCCTCGTAGCTGTAGTAGCCCTGGCCCGGCTTGCCCGCCGCCTCGCCGAAGTACTCGAAGTACGGGTGGGCCCGGGTCGTGTGGTACTCGTGGTTGCCCGGCGTCGGGCGCGTGCGCTGCTTGTGCCGCCCCCATGAAGGCGCGTAGCACTTCGCGTAGTCTTCCGCCGAGCCATCCGGATAGGCGTTGTCCCCCAGCGTGAACACCGTCCCGTCGATTCCATCCAGCAGCTTCGCCGTGGCCTCGTCCTGGTCCGACTCGCAGCTCGCGATGTCTCCGGCTCCCACCAGCACCGCCGGTGGCGGACGCACCTGCGCGGCGCCCCCTCCCGTCGAGACTCCCGCCGTCTGGCAGGCACCGAGTGACAACAGCAGGGCCGCGCTCCCCGCGCGGCGCAGAAGGTGGGGCAGGTTCATGGGATCCACTCCGGAGGGTTTCGAGCAATGCACTGCGAGGCACCGAACGGTAGCGTTGGGAGGAGCGGGGATGTCACATCGCGCAAGGGCACTGCTCGGTCTCGTGCTGATGGGAACGATGATCTCGGGCTGCTGGGTGCTCGAGCCCGGCGTGGCGGTAGATCCCGGCTATTACCCCCAGGACGATGGCTCCCCGGACGAGGGGGCCTGTGCCTCCCGGCTGTCGCCCTCGGGCATCGTCCAGGCGGGCGGGGTGCCCATCGACTACAGCGGGGGGAAGGTGACGGTGACGGCCGTGCACAAGATGGACGTGGACGCCATCGAGGACCGGTGTGTGGCCCGGCTCGAACTCACAGTGTCACTGGCCGAGGGGCAGTGTCCCCTGCGGCTCGTCTTCACGGGGAGGAACGGTGTCCAGGGAGGGCTCGCGGAAGCGCGGCTCACGGCGGACTCGGCGTGCCCGGGTTTCCTGGATGCGGTGGAGGGGGTCTACAGCGCTCCGGCGGGCTTCGCGCCGTGGAAGCCACTCGGGCCCCAGGAGGTCCCCGAGCGCATGGCCGAGCGGGTGTGCATGCGCACGGTGCGGGTGGGCTTTCCGGCGCGTCCCCTGCGCCTCTACCGCACGAGCCCCTCGCCCGCGGAGCTGACGGTGAACCTCGAGGGCCTGGAGTTGCGCGGAGACCTGCTCAGCACGGGAGACCCCGACGCGAAGTGCTTCGAGGCGTCGGCCTGCGGGCCCGGCCTGCACGACGGAGGCGATGGCTGGTGCGTCGAGGCGGGCAGCTGCTCCCCGGGCTACCGCCTGTCGCTGGAGGGAAGCTGCACGCCGTGAGGGAGCGGCCCTTCCGCTCCAGGGGACGGCTCAGCCCGGGAGGACGAGCTTCACGGACTCGGTGTGAACGTGACACTCGTCCTCGGTCACGGTGACCTGCTGCTGCACGGTGCGCTGGCCGTCGGCGCTCGTGGCTTTGATGACGAACTGGCCCGGCCGCTCGTACTCCGTCACCCACGTGTCGCAGGAGCCCTG
This is a stretch of genomic DNA from Archangium violaceum. It encodes these proteins:
- a CDS encoding metallophosphoesterase family protein, translated to MNLPHLLRRAGSAALLLSLGACQTAGVSTGGGAAQVRPPPAVLVGAGDIASCESDQDEATAKLLDGIDGTVFTLGDNAYPDGSAEDYAKCYAPSWGRHKQRTRPTPGNHEYHTTRAHPYFEYFGEAAGKPGQGYYSYEAGTWHVVVLNTELPEEARAEQQRWLREDLKAHPARCTLAYWHRPLFSSGWERDNPGVKEMWDALYEAGADVVLSGHDHFYERFAPQTPDGRADPERGLREFVVGTGGKESYVFGDPLPNSEVRQADTFGVLKLTLEDGTYSWEFLSAEGGFEDRGQGVCH